atagatcaaaataatgtagtacagtattgtacaacttaaaaactctttaaaatgTCCGCGATCCGccaagaaataatggcttattataagcattaatccttatccaataaagtaccttaaatatattgtgcattaaatatagatcaatatagccctttacagcatgtaatttaaatgaatattttcgaagatattacagatttaaaacgaagGGACAAAGGTTTATATtgtctaattattaaaaaactgtgaacgttgtaaggcattctgtagtatatttagtttcaGCAAATCTGTAGgaagccggggtgggtcgctcgttaaataaataaaaaatattttttagtttgctcaatgtttttttcaaaagtgtttgttacTGATTTGttactagttttattaaaaataagtattaatatttattacttatatagttCCTAAAGTTTCAACACAATATTTGTTGCGATatcatttaatgaattaatcactatataaaaaagaaaaataacatgcCTATATTCCTAAATTGAAttttctacataaatatatgttgatAGTATAAATGTACCCTTATCGCtcaagattaatattttacattttattaatcaattcattattatcgatttattataagatattatatcaacTTTTCACAATAAATCCTTACTCCCAAGTACCCATTTTGcaatagatttaattaatttagtaattccATTACCTTTGGATAGTCTGTTGTCTATGataagtgaaaaaatattaaatatggcgTTCAGTACATAGTAATGttcaactaaattatattttttgtcttgaTTCATTGACATTAAAAGTATAAGTCTTTTAGGTGCTCTAAGGATTAACTTTTGTACAGGAAAGTTTCAGCAGGTAAAAATACATAACGTAAGGAAAAGGTTTTCGTCGTTGTACTCGTAGGGCTCACCGATGATTGAAACTTGGGATCAACGTCAAAGGGTTTGTGAGTACGTTTGTTTCATTATGTGTGATGTTCACAGGCATTGCGATGTCGTGGAGAGGTCGAGACGAGCGTACATCCCGCTGGGGTGAGAACAGGCCCCGGTCTCCTGTGTGGGAGAACCGTCGCAGCGCTAGTCCCGACAGAAGTAGGCCGTTATCACCGAGGGATCGGCAAAGAGATCGACGCGAACGTCACGAAAGATACGATCGTGATCGGGAACGTCGCGATCGCGACCGTGATCGTGATATGGATCGTTATAATCGCCGCGATCGCTACGACAAAACGCGTGACCGTGAGCGTGATAGGCGCCGATCACCTCGTCGCTACGATGATAAAGATGTTCCTAATGCACCTTCACCCCCCACTATCAGTGGTGATTTTGAAAAATGCACCGAATCCCTGTCCAGCAGCCGCTCCGGTAGTCGCGAGCGCCAAGATAATTTAGAAGGCTTTGATGGTAAATATGACAGAGATAAGCACGACGATCAAGCAGCAAATGCTTCCCCAGGGGATTGGTTTTGTAAGTGTGGCTCGTATAACTTTAAAAGACGACAAGTATGTTACAGACGTAACTGCCAGGGAAAGAGATCAGAAGGAGTCGTATATGGAGGTGATTCAGAAAGAGGTAGTGCTTCTGAGTCAAATTCTGGAATAACAAAGAGATTGTTATTTAGGAGACTAGATGCCCTTACAACTGAGGAGAAAATATTAGAAGCTATAAAAGACTGGTGTTCCAAAACAGTTTTAGATTCCATTGCTGGTATAACTATTGGACGAGAAACCTTAACTGGTGCATCAAAGTGCCTTGCGTacattaatttcaattcaatagCTGATTCAACGGCAGCATATTCTGAACTAGTGTCTTTAGATCCCCCTTTGAAAATTGATGGTAGAGAAGTActcataactttttataatgAACCACAAAAAGTACAAAAGCCAGTTAATTGTAATTCAGAATACTCGAATTATTATGGACAAATGGGTAGTTTTAACTCTACACAAGCAATGTCTGAAGCTGACAGAGTAAATGCAGCTGCAGCAGTTGCTCAGTCTGCTATCTCAGCTGCTCAAGCCAGACAGATGGCTTGGACTCCAGTATCTGTGCCAGTATTTGTTGCCTCCTCTGCCCAAGCTGCTCCTGTTGCTAACATTCCCACCGGTGATGGTAAAACTATATACAGTGCCCCAGATGTCAGAACTTTCATGTATGATGAGACATCTGGCTATTATTATGATCCAGCAACAGGGTTATATTACGATGGCAACActcaatacttttttaatagtcAGACCAATCAATACATGTATTGGGACTCTACTAGCTCTACATATATTGTTGCTTCACAGAACTCAACAAATTCAGACCAGCCTAAATTACAAAATCCTCCACAACCAAATGCAGACAATACCATCACAAAAGAGCCTGaggaaaagaaaaagaaagataAAGAAGATAAAGTAAAGGTTGCTAAAAAAATAGCCAAAGACATGGAGAGGTGGGCTCGTACTTTAAATCAGAAGAAAGAGAACGCTAAAAGTAATATAGTCATGGAACAACCGCTCGATACCGGAGCTAGCAAAGGTTCTGCCGATATAGGTTTTTCAGTGCTGGGAGCTGGACCCTCTCCCTCACTTACACATGTCAGGGAACTGTCTCCTCCTCCTATCTCCACTGATGATTTCCTTTTGAAAAAGTCTGAAATAAACATGTTTGATAGTGATGAAGGCATAATAGATTGGTCAAAACTCACTTGCTTGATTTGTAAAAGAAAGTTTCCCTCAACTGAAGTATTGACAAAGCATAAAACATTATCAGACCTTCATAAGCAAAACCTGGCAGATTTTAGGAAAAAGAGTGAGTTGATGCCTCAGACTAATGGATACCGAGACAGGGCAGCAGAGAGGCGAATGAAATTTGGGGAAGATGACCCACCACCGATCAGAAAACGGTATGAGCCACCAGAGGTCCATGCACCTGTAGTGTCACATCCACCACCATCAGTTGTAGATACTATAGGGGGCAAAATGTTACAAAAGATGGGTTGGTCTGAGGGTCGTGGACTTGGGAAAGAGGAGCAAGGCAGGATAGCCCCTATCGAAGCAGAACAAAGACCAAGCTTGGCTGGACTGGGACAGAAAAGGGGCATATACACTCCTACACCTGGACTTACATACCGAGACACGGTAAAGAAGCTCATGATAGCTAGATACAAAGAGGTGGTGGGACAAGAAGAAGGAAATAAATAGGtgggtttatttttaatttttcctacTAATAGGGTTTTGTTGCAGGTTCACTGGCTTGAGgtcagtatttttattataaagcagttttgttgaaaaatatacttactttcatttttaatatttgttttaaaatatattacaagaacTCTTGCACAGGCAACCTTGgtactaaaacaattatatataatgttataattaaaccaacgtttttaaatactttttggtcATTAATTTGTTATGATATATTTCTAAGATAATACACaagaaaaatgttatgtatatcgAGGAAGAACTACTCTAAATTTTAACTGCGACACTTTCTGGACATAAAACGCCTAGAAGTGGCTTTATGGGTAAATTGGTTTTGGTCGGTCATTGCGGCGAATACACGCACTGTCTAATCGTTTGATTCTGTGTTCACTACACTAGATGTGGCGCCGCAAAGCTTCAAAGGGCCAGCGCTAAAGATATGCCCGGCTAACATCTGGTGAGTTTTATACGAAGATgtcatttactattattatatttacctaaACTTTCCCTACAGGTGTAACAGAGGTAAATATTAATGGAGAAATTGTGAGCATCGGTGGAATTAATACTCATATGTTTTTTACAGCATTTTCATAATTTCTTTACAGAATATGCTACATGTCTCATTAcaagattgttttatttgacataatataaatatatttgttgtaaataCTGAAACTTGTAATCAGACTTGTAGCGTGTACAAATGCACTCAATGTGGTTGTAGACTTTCATCAAAGATAACGTTCTATTTTGAACATTGCAAAATTATTCCAATAAGTTGAAGTGTAGCGCACAATTTAGTTCATCCAGCGAAAACAGCAGCTTCGGACATTGTACGGACTATTTGAGACTTAGTTGGACATTATTGCCATAGAACAAACTGTGATACGTCCTGTGATATTTTGTGTGTGACATTACGAAGAAACGGTGATTGTGAACTTGGCGTACAGCTTACTGACGAATGTGACCATTTATATTACAGAACCGGCCGGCGGCGAGTCTGCGTGCCAATCAaagttcaattgttttaatatgaattatcaATGAGCGATAACAAATTTTTGTAGCATATGATTTTTCAAAATACAATGTTAGGTGTATTTGTAAAACGTATTTATAACTTTAGTGAGTCGTAGTGCATCTCAGTGTTTCAATAGACAACCATTGCGagcgttcaaataaaaaataatttaaaatgtataagtttttgtttatgaatttattacgcacataaacagtttttaattttattttaaaacagtgtTTCCGTTGATGATTTTgatgtcatttaatttttctttatagttTCTTGGTTAtaagaacaaaattatattttattttacttaataattacttaatatataaaaatattcgtcgCTTATGAGGCGGTGGCGTGACTTTTCatctaagaataaaatattattttatttcataatgcatttaaatatattagaaatatttaaataaatgcctTCTGTAGGTCAGTgtgtataaactttaaatagaagagatttatttaattttagctttTTACAAGTTAGGTGTATACGAAATAGGAATtaggttttatgtaaatatagatCTTTAGAATATTTCGATATagataattagaattatatcaTTTGTACTATCAccttaataaaactgttaattgtttatttcgtcttttatttataatttgaaggtTACCAACAGGCTGTACCAATTATTCGATCCAAGTAAAGTAAAGCCGATATTTTTGTATGCTTCCATTAAACTTGACAGATTTTGTTAATTTAGAATAGGCGTACTGATGCGCCACCTGGTCGCCCGAGCACTAGGACATTGACACTGAAAGGGATTTCTGATTTGCGCACACTTGTTTGG
This portion of the Vanessa atalanta chromosome 22, ilVanAtal1.2, whole genome shotgun sequence genome encodes:
- the LOC125072635 gene encoding RNA-binding protein 5-A-like, producing the protein MSWRGRDERTSRWGENRPRSPVWENRRSASPDRSRPLSPRDRQRDRRERHERYDRDRERRDRDRDRDMDRYNRRDRYDKTRDRERDRRRSPRRYDDKDVPNAPSPPTISGDFEKCTESLSSSRSGSRERQDNLEGFDGKYDRDKHDDQAANASPGDWFCKCGSYNFKRRQVCYRRNCQGKRSEGVVYGGDSERGSASESNSGITKRLLFRRLDALTTEEKILEAIKDWCSKTVLDSIAGITIGRETLTGASKCLAYINFNSIADSTAAYSELVSLDPPLKIDGREVLITFYNEPQKVQKPVNCNSEYSNYYGQMGSFNSTQAMSEADRVNAAAAVAQSAISAAQARQMAWTPVSVPVFVASSAQAAPVANIPTGDGKTIYSAPDVRTFMYDETSGYYYDPATGLYYDGNTQYFFNSQTNQYMYWDSTSSTYIVASQNSTNSDQPKLQNPPQPNADNTITKEPEEKKKKDKEDKVKVAKKIAKDMERWARTLNQKKENAKSNIVMEQPLDTGASKGSADIGFSVLGAGPSPSLTHVRELSPPPISTDDFLLKKSEINMFDSDEGIIDWSKLTCLICKRKFPSTEVLTKHKTLSDLHKQNLADFRKKSELMPQTNGYRDRAAERRMKFGEDDPPPIRKRYEPPEVHAPVVSHPPPSVVDTIGGKMLQKMGWSEGRGLGKEEQGRIAPIEAEQRPSLAGLGQKRGIYTPTPGLTYRDTVKKLMIARYKEVVGQEEGNK